A genome region from Triticum aestivum cultivar Chinese Spring chromosome 2B, IWGSC CS RefSeq v2.1, whole genome shotgun sequence includes the following:
- the LOC123042107 gene encoding uncharacterized protein, whose protein sequence is MKPNLCPPAALGRPLFGSLVLLFRAALARRTPHRAPASPHQLSSRPTAARSSRGTGRPRSAAMAAAAAPASSSSSPGWDFTCNFEVDYGSEEHASIVYKTLAVDKELQPDKVRREMTVSGGKLLVRFEAVEARFLRASFSAFVDLMVLITKLVEEYGVSKDEHS, encoded by the exons ATGAAACCAAATCTTTGTCCGCCGGCCGCCTTGGGCCGTCCTCTCTTCGGCTCGCTGGTTCTTCTGTTCCGCGCCGCGCTCGCGAGACGCACCCCACACCGTGCGCCGGCGTCGCCTCACCAGCTCTCCAGCCGGCCAACCGCCGCACGGAGCTCTCGCGGGACAGGCAGACCACGCTCGGCCGCGATGGCTGCTGCCGCCGCGccggcctcctcttcttcctcccctggCTGGGACTTCACCTG CAACTTTGAAGTTGACTATGGATCTGAAGAACACGCTTCCATTGTCTACAAGACATTAGCTGTTGACAAGGAG TTGCAGCCAGATAAGGTCCGGAGGGAGATGACTGTTTCTGGTGGCAAGCTCCTCGT GCGCTTTGAAGCAGTAGAGGCTCGATTTCTGCGAGCATCATTCAGTGCATTTGTCGATCTTATGGTGCTTATCACGAAGCTTGTTGAAGAATACGGCGTAAGCAAGGATGAGCATTCCTGA
- the LOC123046738 gene encoding probable receptor-like protein kinase At1g30570, translated as MLRMRILVLASVSIVFANLQFLKAHGRELFLSCGSNATADADGRRWIGDMAPDLNFTLSSPGIAALLAGSTNGSEIMAPVYRSARFFTTTSWYDISVLPGNYCVRLHFFPSAFGNFSANGSVFDVVANEFKLVSKFNVSEEIVWRNSVSNSAATAVVKEYFLAVNSSRLQIEFDPRPGSFAFVNAIEVMLTPDNSFNSTVNKVGGVDVHIPPELSGRAIETMYRLNIGGPALASSHDQYLYRPWYTDEAFMFSANAALTVSNTSAIKYVSSGDSSIAPIGVYETARIMGNNMVMDKRFNVTWRFVVHPNFDYMVRLHFCELVYDKPSQRIFKIYINNKTAAENYDVYDKAGGINKAYHEDYFDSLPQQVDSLWLQLGPDSMTSASGTDALLNGLEIFKISRSGNLDYVLGHIDMGNKRGRSKGRSRLGLWEEVGIGSAAFVALASVALFSWCYVRRKRKAVDEEVPAGWHPLVLHEAMKSTTDARASKKAPLARNSSSIGHRMGRRFSIVDIRAATKNFDESLVIGSGGFGKVYKGEVDDGITVAIKRANPLCGQGLKEFETEIEMLSKLRHRHLVAMIGYCEEQKEMILVYEYMAKGTLRSHLYGSGLPPLTWKQRIDACIGAARGLHYLHTGADRGIIHRDVKTTNILLDKNFVAKIADFGLSKTGPTLDQTHVSTAIRGSFGYLDPEYFRRQQLTQKSDVYSFGVVLFEVACARPVIDPSVPKDQINLAEWAMRWQRQRSLEAIADPRLDGDYSPESLKKFGDIAEKCLADDGRTRPSMGEVLWHLEYVLQLHEAYKRNVDCESFGSSELGFADMSFSMPHIREGEEEHHPKKSGIREDSAP; from the coding sequence ATGCTCCGGATGAGGATACTCGTGCTGGCTTCTGTGAGCATCGTGTTCGCCAACCTGCAGTTCTTGAAGGCTCATGGGAGGGAGCTGTTTCTGAGCTGCGGCTCCAACGCCACCGCCGATGCCGATGGCCGGAGATGGATCGGCGACATGGCCCCTGACCTGAATTTCACTCTGAGCAGCCCGGGGATTGCTGCTCTCTTGGCCGGGAGCACCAATGGGAGTGAAATCATGGCACCGGTGTACCGCTCGGCGCGCTTCTTTACCACGACATCTTGGTATGACATCAGCGTGCTGCCGGGGAACTACTGTGTCAGGCTGCATTTCTTCCCGTCCGCATTCGGGAATTTCAGTGCAAATGGTTCAGTGTTTGATGTCGTCGCCAATGAGTTCAAGCTGGTGTCGAAGTTTAACGTTTCGGAGGAGATTGTTTGGAGAAATTCAGTGAGCAATTCAGCCGCCACTGCGGTTGTCAAGGAGTACTTTCTTGCAGTCAATAGTTCTCGCCTGCAGATCGAGTTTGATCCAAGGCCCGGTTCATTTGCATTTGTTAATGCGATCGAGGTGATGCTCACTCCAGATAATTCCTTCAACAGCACAGTGAACAAAGTTGGTGGTGTGGATGTGCACATTCCTCCTGAATTAAGCGGCCGAGCTATTGAGACCATGTATAGGCTCAACATTGGAGGGCCTGCACTTGCATCTTCACATGATCAGTATCTTTATAGACCATGGTACACTGATGAAGCCTTCATGTTTTCTGCGAATGCTGCTTTGACCGTGTCCAATACGTCAGCCATAAAGTATGTCTCAAGCGGCGACTCCTCAATTGCTCCCATCGGTGTCTATGAGACTGCAAGAATCATGGGCAACAACATGGTCATGGACAAACGGTTCAATGTGACATGGCGGTTCGTTGTCCATCCCAATTTCGATTACATGGTCCGTCTTCATTTTTGCGAGCTTGTCTATGACAAGCCCAGCCAGAGGATCTtcaagatctacatcaacaacaaGACAGCTGCTGAGAACTACGATGTGTATGACAAGGCTGGAGGAATTAACAAGGCATATCATGAGGACTACTTTGACAGCTTGCCGCAACAGGTAGACTCACTCTGGCTTCAGCTAGGCCCGGACTCCATGACCAGTGCTTCAGGCACGGATGCACTTCTCAATGGTTTGGAGATATTCAAGATCAGCAGGAGTGGCAACCTTGACTATGTGCTTGGTCATATTGATATGGGCAACAAAAGGGGCCGTTCCAAGGGTCGGAGCAGGTTAGGTTTATGGGAAGAAGTTGGTATTGGCTCAGCCGCTTTTGTGGCACTGGCAAGTGTTGCTCTATTCTCATGGTGCTATGTAAGGAGGAAACGGAAAGCTGTCGACGAGGAGGTCCCTGCTGGTTGGCACCCTCTGGTCCTTCATGAGGCTATGAAAAGCACTACAGATGCCCGCGCATCCAAAAAAGCACCATTGGCACGCAATTCATCTTCCATTGGTCATAGGATGGGCAGACGATTCAGCATTGTAGATATTAGGGCTGCCACAAAGAACTTTGACGAGTCATTGGTCATTGGTTCTGGAGGTTTTGGCAAGGTTTACAAGGGTGAGGTCGATGATGGCATTACAGTTGCAATCAAGCGTGCAAATCCATTATGTGGCCAGGGCCTGAAAGAATTTGAAACAGAGATCGAGATGCTCTCCAAGCTTAGGCACCGGCACCTTGTTGCGATGATTGGCTATTGTGAAGAGCAGAAGGAGATGATTCTGGTCTATGAATACATGGCCAAGGGGACATTGCGAAGCCATCTCTATGGAAGTGGCCTACCACCTTTGACATGGAAGCAACGGATTGATGCCTGCATTGGTGCGGCCAGGGGCCTTCACTACCTCCACACAGGAGCAGACCGAGGTATAATTCATAGGGATGTTAAGACTACTAACATCCTGTTGGACAAGAACTTTGTTGCAAAAATAGCAGATTTTGGGTTGTCGAAAACTGGACCAACACTGGACCAGACCCATGTTAGTACAGCAATCAGGGGTAGCTTCGGGTATCTTGATCCAGAGTACTTCCGGAGGCAGCAATTGACACAAAAATCCGACGTGTATTCTTTTGGTGTGGTGCTCTTTGAAGTTGCTTGTGCCAGGCCGGTTATAGACCCTTCAGTGCCGAAGGATCAAATCAACTTGGCAGAATGGGCTATGCGATGGCAGCGTCAGCGTTCGCTGGAAGCAATAGCGGATCCACGGCTGGATGGTGACTACTCGCCAGAATCCTTGAAGAAGTTTGGTGATATCGCAGAGAAGTGTCTTGCTGATGATGGGAGAACCAGGCCATCAATGGGTGAGGTTTTGTGGCACCTGGAGTATGTGTTGCAGCTCCATGAAGCTTACAAACGCAACGTGGATTGCGAGTCGTTTGGAAGCAGTGAACTGGGGTTCGCTGATATGTCTTTTAGCATGCCTCACATCAGAGAAGGAGAAGAGGAGCATCACCCAAAGAAATCTGGTATCAGAGAAGATTCAGCCCCTTAA
- the LOC123046739 gene encoding F-box/WD-40 repeat-containing protein At5g21040: protein MDFDCNKAGESSAKHCFSICNEGTLIQANTLTHCGKAKKWNSLNKLNNPESSHGSLPRVTDPKEDGETGNDGTASECSTMCFTDLPSALVCEVLARLDPKGLGVVSCVSTVLQTLATDHQGWKKFYCERWGLPNAPIGPLVPGGTPDGRSWKALFVDREFQSRSFLGRFSVDVLRGHNEDVRTVYLLASANLIFTGGHDSVVRMWNMEEGLLIDESRPFGCTIRAIAADSRLLVTGGSKAFIQCWRAIEGASHLFHISGNGTNQNSEFRLWGHEGPVTCLSLDSTRIYSGSWDMTVRVWDRAEMKCVQKFMHADWVLALAPHGNTVASTAGRDAYVWDIGSGELTTIISNAHVGNAYSVARTHLAGLLFTGGEDGAIRLFDVSEISDNENIKPAATWLPHSGPVHSLAFEYPWLVSASSDGRIALIDLRKILTPLNSSKRRFRVKPFDPSTVEPPQRMLHGFGCYLFSIGIGADRIICGGEDGAVRVWNFSEALEIEKKAQALRSLRQENRMRRRKAQVEMNANGRRVDHCSVAMKRNPLKGDKSVTWQIKRPIGDKVKS from the coding sequence ATGGACTTTGATTGCAATAAGGCAGGAGAGTCTTCAGCCAAGCATTGTTTTAGCATTTGCAACGAGGGCACACTCATCCAGGCAAACACCTTAACTCATTGTGGAAAGGCTAAAAAGTGGAATAGCCTCAACAAGTTGAACAACCCGGAGTCAAGTCATGGATCACTTCCAAGGGTTACTGACCCCAAGGAAGATGGTGAGACAGGAAATGATGGAACTGCCTCAGAGTGTAGCACTATGTGCTTCACTGATCTGCCGTCTGCATTGGTCTGTGAAGTCCTTGCGCGCCTTGATCCAAAGGGGCTTGGGGTTGTATCTTGTGTCTCCACAGTTCTGCAGACCCTAGCCACAGATCATCAGGGATGGAAGAAATTCTACTGTGAGAGGTGGGGACTTCCGAATGCTCCCATCGGACCCCTAGTTCCAGGTGGAACCCCAGATGGGAGGTCGTGGAAAGCATTGTTTGTGGATCGGGAGTTTCAAAGTAGATCATTCCTGGGAAGATTTAGTGTGGATGTTCTCCGCGGTCACAATGAGGATGTACGCACTGTGTACCTTCTGGCGTCAGCAAATCTGATATTCACTGGTGGCCATGATTCTGTGGTTCGGATGTGGAATATGGAGGAAGGTCTACTGATTGATGAGTCCCGCCCATTTGGTTGCACTATCCGGGCAATTGCAGCTGACAGTAGGCTTTTGGTAACTGGAGGATCCAAAGCCTTCATTCAGTGTTGGAGGGCTATTGAGGGGGCCTCGCACCTTTTCCACATTTCTGGGAATGGTACTAACCAGAATTCTGAATTTCGCCTATGGGGGCATGAAGGGCCTGTGACTTGTCTTTCCTTGGATTCAACAAGGATTTACAGTGGTTCTTGGGATATGACTGTTCGTGTTTGGGACAGAGCCGAGATGAAGTGCGTGCAAAAGTTCATGCATGCTGACTGGGTTTTGGCCCTGGCTCCTCATGGAAATACTGTTGCCAGTACAGCTGGTAGAGACGCATATGTGTGGGATATCGGAAGTGGTGAATTAACAACTATAATTTCCAATGCCCATGTTGGTAATGCATATTCTGTAGCTCGAACACACCTGGCAGGTTTGCTGTTTACTGGAGGAGAGGATGGGGCAATTCGCTTGTTCGATGTTTCTGAGATATCTGATAATGAGAATATTAAACCAGCTGCCACTTGGTTGCCGCATTCTGGCCCTGTTCATTCTCTTGCTTTTGAGTACCCATGGCTTGTTTCTGCCTCTAGTGATGGCAGGATCGCACTAATTGATTTGAGGAAGATCCTGACCCCCCTAAACTCATCAAAGCGCCGATTCAGGGTTAAGCCCTTCGATCCAAGCACCGTAGAGCCTCCACAGCGAATGCTTCATGGCTTTGGATGCTATCTTTTCTCCATCGGCATCGGTGCAGATAGAATCATATGTGGAGGCGAGGATGGCGCTGTCAGGGTCTGGAACTTCTCAGAAGCACTGGAGATTGAGAAGAAGGCACAGGCTTTAAGGAGTCTGAGGCAGGAGAACCGCATGAGGCGGAGGAAGGCACAAGTGGAGATGAATGCAAATGGTAGAAGGGTTGACCATTGCTCAGTAGCCATGAAAAGGAACCCATTGAAGGGTGATAAGAGTGTCACCTGGCAAATCAAGCGTCCCATCGGTGACAAGGTCAAGTCTTAG